Proteins encoded by one window of Halosolutus amylolyticus:
- a CDS encoding tyrosine-type recombinase/integrase, with protein sequence MSKEKQSVDDQRERIGEEFNRSVDPLKQYDESFVQMQEDGVEPFEMFLDDVVRDSNRRDSTVDEYERSIRHFKEYVTQQGRHPACANPTLVNGFAEYEFQQRDNGKETVKTKLNYVNKAYKYFQNENVFPHTEEYNPVDNAWEKITWPEEEEKDYPKVTREEMREVLADITHVFKLAVILMGLKLGMRQGEIRNVKLEDIHIENAELQDHYPELGSHHRLAGQKNAIFIPTKYHRPGNKSRYPRILPLDEEMRSVLTQYLLIRPDCGEPWVFLSQTHHDRIKDKDGINRHWKEQVRSHISAEAYEKELTSHFGRHWFSTFWKMENPIEKEYVQYMRGDKIGDGREGEPIDEYLHGYYSDIEDQYRNEIYKLL encoded by the coding sequence ATGAGCAAAGAAAAACAATCGGTAGACGATCAGCGAGAACGGATCGGGGAAGAGTTCAATCGATCAGTAGACCCGTTGAAGCAGTACGATGAGAGTTTCGTCCAGATGCAGGAAGACGGTGTTGAGCCGTTTGAGATGTTTCTCGATGATGTTGTTCGGGACAGCAATCGAAGGGACAGTACTGTTGACGAATACGAACGATCGATACGGCATTTCAAAGAGTATGTGACGCAGCAAGGACGACACCCGGCGTGCGCGAACCCCACGCTCGTTAACGGATTCGCAGAGTACGAATTCCAACAACGAGACAACGGGAAGGAAACGGTCAAAACGAAACTCAACTACGTCAATAAGGCGTACAAGTACTTTCAAAACGAGAACGTATTCCCGCACACAGAGGAGTACAACCCTGTGGATAACGCCTGGGAGAAAATCACGTGGCCAGAAGAGGAGGAGAAGGATTACCCAAAGGTCACGCGAGAAGAAATGCGTGAAGTGTTAGCTGACATCACGCACGTGTTTAAACTCGCGGTGATACTGATGGGACTCAAATTGGGGATGCGACAGGGAGAAATCCGGAACGTGAAGTTAGAAGATATTCACATCGAGAACGCGGAGTTGCAAGACCATTACCCTGAATTAGGAAGTCACCATCGTCTCGCCGGTCAGAAAAACGCGATCTTCATCCCTACAAAATACCATCGACCGGGGAACAAGTCGCGGTACCCCCGAATCCTGCCGCTCGACGAGGAGATGCGTAGCGTGCTGACGCAATACTTGCTGATCCGCCCTGACTGCGGTGAACCGTGGGTGTTTCTCTCACAGACACATCACGACCGAATCAAAGATAAAGACGGGATCAACAGGCACTGGAAAGAACAGGTCCGTTCACACATCTCGGCTGAAGCGTACGAGAAGGAACTAACGAGCCACTTCGGCCGGCACTGGTTCTCCACGTTTTGGAAGATGGAGAATCCGATCGAAAAGGAATACGTCCAGTACATGCGTGGGGACAAGATCGGTGACGGCCGGGAAGGTGAACCGATTGACGAGTACCTTCACGGGTACTATTCGGATATCGAAGACCAGTACCGGAACGAAATCTATAAACTGCTATAG
- a CDS encoding ATP-dependent DNA helicase, translating to MSETSEVNWETYFGFSDPYENQNDVIENIIDTAQDSGYLAMEGPCGTGKTMASLTAASYLIRETDQFNNAIVVTPVKQQRQQFVEDLRVINSQLEEPLAGVALVGKRDLCPYGREDVFPDGSSVQERCDDLREATADLVSEDSNLKVQQQFETDATPDSSPIPEEEKWWDPAKGRVLVENAQRDPMDEDAAPLHTAGKTAPYARTQPSTTPEMTESGNRQLYCPFEADWYGRDKGSPVTFESGDNHVVTTEELLPNAVEIGTCPHRAMTVLMKNADIVVGNYNHLFDNASRHLTAPILDEQTLVIIDEAHRMEERVRDLLTDTIGYYTVKRAKNDLEQVLRPARQGPQNKREIKARLAAHDVPFEAVETAEAFYDDVMEWFETQVDDELRDQFEQYGTGLSWNSLPDNDIEVPLRDPDEPEPDEFTRWAEQAGYGGDTFRMLSKVGLAVEQALEQEDIDRDCVCTAIGALFGQWWERDHVDYFREIELEYSKKDDRDVEKPWMNYYNASLVMYNCMPSEKIKEILDEFGGGVLMSATLEPLSIFEEVTGLEELATDDEEPRIVSSRTYDLTFPEENRASWIVDVEAFKKRNRGEPALENKNSTRERYAYVAREIARSHGNILLAWPNYSEAEWAANRLREEIEKPVLLDQSSSHEETRELKREFVRGEPKVLVTSTRGTLTEGVDYEGDELHTCAVFGIPLVNIGSPRVRAVQYAYGDRFGTENSFTYALTIPAVRQIRQAFGRVIRGPDERGVRIVVGKRFVPDALHSVYEYFPENEREEFVRMKPDFLASLFRDFWEN from the coding sequence GTGTCTGAGACCTCTGAGGTAAATTGGGAGACCTATTTCGGCTTTAGCGACCCGTACGAAAATCAAAACGACGTCATCGAGAATATCATCGACACAGCCCAGGACTCTGGATACCTGGCAATGGAAGGCCCGTGCGGAACGGGGAAAACGATGGCCTCGCTTACTGCAGCCAGCTATCTCATCCGAGAGACCGACCAGTTCAACAACGCTATCGTCGTCACCCCGGTGAAACAACAGCGCCAACAATTCGTCGAGGATCTCCGAGTCATCAACAGCCAGTTAGAGGAACCGCTTGCCGGCGTCGCACTCGTCGGAAAACGAGATCTGTGTCCGTACGGACGCGAAGACGTGTTCCCTGACGGGAGCAGCGTTCAGGAACGATGTGATGACCTTAGAGAGGCAACTGCTGACCTCGTTAGCGAAGACAGCAACCTCAAAGTCCAACAGCAATTCGAAACGGACGCGACGCCGGACTCATCACCGATTCCTGAGGAAGAGAAATGGTGGGATCCAGCGAAAGGCCGGGTACTCGTTGAGAACGCGCAACGAGACCCGATGGACGAGGATGCTGCACCACTCCATACCGCTGGCAAGACTGCGCCGTACGCTCGAACACAACCATCGACGACCCCGGAAATGACGGAATCAGGGAACCGCCAACTGTACTGCCCGTTCGAGGCGGACTGGTACGGCCGTGACAAAGGCTCCCCGGTAACGTTCGAATCAGGGGACAACCACGTTGTCACGACCGAGGAACTCCTTCCGAATGCCGTCGAAATCGGGACTTGCCCTCACCGCGCGATGACCGTGCTCATGAAGAACGCGGACATCGTGGTCGGAAATTACAACCATCTCTTCGACAACGCTAGCCGCCATCTCACCGCCCCAATACTCGATGAGCAGACGCTCGTCATCATCGACGAGGCCCACCGGATGGAGGAACGCGTCCGAGACCTTCTCACGGACACGATCGGGTATTACACAGTCAAACGCGCCAAGAACGATCTTGAACAGGTTCTTCGGCCGGCGCGTCAAGGACCACAAAACAAACGCGAAATCAAGGCGCGGCTTGCGGCACATGACGTCCCGTTCGAGGCCGTCGAAACTGCTGAGGCGTTCTACGACGACGTGATGGAGTGGTTCGAGACTCAGGTAGACGACGAGCTCCGGGACCAATTTGAGCAGTATGGAACTGGCTTGTCGTGGAACTCGCTACCGGACAATGATATCGAGGTACCGCTCCGGGATCCAGATGAACCTGAACCGGACGAGTTCACGCGCTGGGCCGAACAGGCAGGGTACGGTGGAGACACGTTCCGGATGCTAAGCAAGGTCGGACTCGCCGTCGAACAAGCATTAGAGCAAGAAGACATCGACCGGGACTGCGTCTGCACCGCTATCGGAGCGCTGTTCGGGCAGTGGTGGGAACGCGACCACGTCGACTACTTCAGAGAAATCGAATTGGAGTATTCGAAGAAGGACGATCGAGACGTCGAAAAGCCGTGGATGAATTACTACAACGCGTCGCTCGTCATGTACAACTGCATGCCGTCGGAGAAAATCAAGGAAATACTTGACGAGTTCGGCGGCGGCGTCCTCATGAGCGCGACTCTCGAACCGCTCTCGATCTTTGAGGAAGTAACCGGCTTAGAAGAGTTGGCGACTGATGATGAGGAACCGCGAATCGTCTCCTCACGCACGTACGATTTGACATTCCCCGAGGAAAACCGCGCCAGCTGGATCGTCGACGTCGAAGCGTTCAAAAAGCGAAACCGAGGCGAACCCGCGCTTGAAAATAAAAACAGTACACGAGAGCGCTACGCCTACGTCGCACGAGAAATCGCACGCAGCCATGGAAACATCCTTCTTGCGTGGCCAAACTATTCCGAAGCCGAATGGGCGGCGAACCGCCTTCGAGAGGAGATTGAGAAACCAGTCCTGCTTGACCAGTCATCGAGTCACGAGGAGACTAGGGAACTGAAACGCGAATTCGTTCGTGGCGAGCCGAAAGTTCTCGTAACGAGTACTCGCGGCACGTTAACTGAAGGCGTCGATTACGAAGGTGATGAGCTGCACACGTGCGCTGTGTTTGGTATCCCGTTGGTGAATATCGGTTCACCCAGAGTCCGAGCCGTCCAATACGCGTACGGTGACCGATTCGGAACAGAGAACTCCTTCACGTACGCACTGACGATCCCCGCAGTCCGACAAATTCGCCAAGCATTTGGACGAGTCATTCGTGGACCGGACGAACGCGGTGTGCGAATTGTCGTCGGGAAGCGATTCGTTCCTGATGCTCTACACTCTGTTTACGAGTATTTCCCAGAGAATGAGCGGGAAGAGTTTGTGCGGATGAAACCTGATTTCCTGGCCTCACTGTTTAGGGATTTCTGGGAGAACTGA
- a CDS encoding ATP-binding protein, translated as MADPVPYRTVGAVPTDLDTIADVFQNHYSYYQSLDGEVAHQQQTGETQIRREYSGRVVFELLQNALDRADETVVVRLAESSRDDGAYELLVANDGDGIRVDPSYDYENPPDAGGSDRRRPDFNALCSLHTSNKSPDESIGTKGIGFRSVFALGTHVRVWSNLDTTSDSAWWGLEMHSPLDQTTWINRSETPAVDRGQDRFLNGTVPRLDDAEPRPSYHFPLPLYTDTQPEPVENAKELSTAIVVPIPEAQYSTLRDRVAEFKSHHLHFVGLDPDRRDITVSFETPSDDPPSFQRTTWPSTVTSEITPQRRTIAAYTSSALAGDAEKADHDVKEPGAAIAWPPTPTRGGDGTGSDNDTSASIYGYLPTLIDAPFGVDIHGDFQLSIDRTNIRLDDDQMGPYNRKLLEIAAELHLLRVIRTVDADLEHAIEWTWIQPSTVTETTPAATSQQRRDFWQFLNPTQGDSDAAAHVISHLKTLLFPGGSKDTETYTHWATLADAYFEAQDEWPIETFEQFWAASIAWIDQLCSTKYRRKNWRRTALALCNALREHHATVAPVILTNESNETDSSTAVSAVPLPDRADSDHPTGHQQRHDRKLFLQSTDASSLTLPTALTADDRAVTTFDFASDLYSQSPNALNTTPFNRWEVLRELRQLPNASVANWSGSPLAGTTDEAVARQQELISFAAELYLLDTGTSHDTPTSLTQNGPGWRALPAPSDAARRAGRAIATLYLPTTDEKWAPARQLTQADVDEDRLGELPEELSLDDFLTFLGVAPAPPHEDAPAITLVEGGSENGVVPRRDAPPALTAPGPGTRDLTLGELPLDHSTDTPESWYDAITAAEPWLQPLLDAEHDATQTGEENAEDDDVIPDRIDLLDPLGERAWYPVDDTTRVYASPPATTENVTGVPPRDLTLLSAYQPYLAELLWSVDQAAVNDELLITLGAIDGTAREDLAAANAAPAVRLLTQLRTHTDPTAFADTPSIRDAYTSLFERILDAIVRNGPSQPTSDDLAVLTYRPAGEQRALSTRRLEWRSLDDLAADPAWVAASPADQETMRRCFPDERLVSATIGPELLDDYQPLSDYGVTIEQTVQFDAFDEPDHDPDVAGEDVASTIADELAEIVPSLLALADADQHLTVNLTDDVEQWSPNIFTPVANVWLEYTATFGTETTRTTTKHKNDDGIALLNADSANGEEPVTRRIIFDVTSDGSRPPLAAFGRPLAELLLEDHHSQAASLFERALQTYETDPEDLDQLLDRRDATPLVETYEHRINPLDTDQRDVLLTKTEQALNTFNIELQTTAVTRLRTLTPADLQPTPETPRDLSEATINEEFGQIELSTQQEPFRPAVHCRTENQRRWNEWFDTYQEHLVPYLLDLLQSTVLEDIEEDTLTDRLHEYITTTELQQLQFHPDAAVQHWLTKEGVPDADIPDDLIEEARQFIPEYKRVTTVTNATDIDSSWSRHSLSDPEPSMRETGTVDQSDVFDRMRSQKTVGTNAEHAALETITEQTHNILDETRDQSTVETIHGPVQDAWDVLYWPIPDGGVTASNLTSAQQTYEETRNRDDLKAGLHLANVWDGAGYDLLGLERDSENRVQPVRYEIKAISATRPVVGLHLTSKQLAVYETVRDDENDDLRYAGDWQLWGVEDDGTATEFTDTLDELPNDALDKLRTEGFEHDGLILRVTRTEPTD; from the coding sequence ATGGCTGATCCGGTTCCCTATCGCACAGTTGGCGCAGTCCCAACTGATCTCGACACAATTGCGGATGTCTTCCAGAACCACTACTCATATTATCAATCCCTCGACGGGGAAGTCGCTCACCAGCAGCAGACTGGTGAAACCCAGATCCGCCGCGAATACTCCGGCCGAGTGGTATTCGAACTGCTACAAAATGCGCTCGATCGTGCCGATGAAACCGTTGTAGTCCGGCTCGCAGAATCTTCGCGTGATGACGGTGCTTACGAGTTACTCGTAGCGAACGATGGCGATGGTATCCGTGTTGACCCATCGTACGACTATGAGAATCCGCCTGACGCCGGCGGATCTGATCGCCGTCGTCCGGATTTCAACGCACTCTGTTCGCTGCACACGTCGAACAAATCCCCGGACGAAAGCATTGGCACCAAAGGTATCGGATTCCGCTCTGTCTTCGCCCTTGGAACGCATGTTCGTGTCTGGAGTAACCTCGACACCACGTCAGACTCTGCGTGGTGGGGGCTGGAAATGCACTCACCGCTTGACCAAACCACGTGGATCAATCGCAGCGAGACGCCCGCTGTCGATCGAGGCCAGGACCGGTTCCTCAATGGCACGGTACCGCGTCTCGATGACGCAGAACCACGGCCGAGCTACCACTTCCCACTTCCGCTCTACACCGACACCCAACCAGAACCGGTCGAGAATGCCAAGGAACTTTCGACGGCTATCGTCGTCCCAATCCCTGAAGCACAGTACTCGACGCTGCGTGATCGCGTCGCGGAATTCAAGTCCCACCACCTGCACTTCGTTGGTCTTGACCCTGACCGACGTGATATCACCGTTTCTTTTGAAACGCCGAGCGACGACCCACCGTCATTTCAGCGTACTACCTGGCCCTCGACAGTCACCTCCGAAATCACCCCGCAACGGCGCACAATCGCCGCGTACACCTCCTCAGCATTAGCTGGCGATGCCGAGAAAGCCGATCACGACGTCAAAGAACCAGGAGCTGCGATCGCCTGGCCTCCAACCCCGACGCGTGGTGGCGACGGCACTGGCAGCGACAACGACACGTCAGCCAGTATCTACGGATACCTCCCGACGTTGATCGACGCCCCGTTTGGTGTTGATATTCACGGTGACTTCCAACTCAGCATCGACCGGACAAACATCAGGCTTGACGACGACCAAATGGGGCCATACAATCGGAAGCTCCTAGAAATCGCTGCCGAGCTGCACCTCCTCCGAGTAATCCGAACCGTCGATGCTGATCTAGAACACGCCATCGAATGGACATGGATCCAGCCCTCTACAGTCACCGAAACCACCCCTGCAGCGACGAGCCAGCAGCGTCGTGACTTTTGGCAGTTTCTCAACCCAACCCAAGGTGACTCCGACGCCGCCGCACACGTCATTAGCCATCTCAAAACCCTGCTGTTCCCTGGTGGAAGCAAAGACACCGAAACGTACACCCATTGGGCAACCCTTGCGGACGCCTATTTCGAAGCCCAAGACGAGTGGCCGATCGAAACGTTCGAACAGTTCTGGGCCGCTTCGATAGCCTGGATCGACCAGCTTTGCTCGACAAAATACCGGCGAAAAAACTGGCGTCGAACCGCGCTCGCCCTCTGTAACGCCCTCCGCGAACACCACGCTACCGTCGCCCCAGTCATCCTCACCAACGAGTCGAATGAAACAGACAGCTCAACGGCAGTGTCAGCTGTGCCGCTTCCAGACCGCGCTGACAGCGATCACCCTACCGGACACCAACAGCGTCATGACCGGAAACTGTTCCTACAAAGCACCGATGCCTCAAGTCTCACCCTTCCGACGGCACTGACAGCCGACGACCGCGCCGTCACCACGTTCGATTTCGCGTCCGATCTGTACTCCCAGTCCCCAAATGCACTCAACACCACCCCGTTCAACCGATGGGAAGTCCTCCGAGAACTCCGACAACTTCCGAACGCCTCCGTCGCAAACTGGTCCGGATCGCCACTCGCAGGAACTACTGACGAAGCCGTCGCCCGCCAGCAAGAACTCATCTCATTCGCCGCAGAGCTCTATCTCCTCGACACCGGGACTAGCCACGACACCCCCACCAGCCTCACCCAGAACGGCCCTGGCTGGCGTGCACTCCCAGCCCCAAGCGACGCCGCCCGTCGCGCCGGCCGTGCCATCGCAACACTGTACCTCCCAACAACAGACGAGAAATGGGCACCCGCCCGTCAACTTACCCAAGCCGACGTTGATGAGGATCGTCTCGGTGAACTCCCGGAGGAACTCTCATTAGACGATTTCCTCACGTTCCTCGGCGTTGCCCCCGCACCACCTCATGAAGACGCACCTGCAATCACACTTGTTGAAGGCGGTTCCGAAAACGGCGTTGTCCCTCGTAGAGACGCACCACCGGCACTCACCGCCCCCGGGCCCGGGACAAGGGACCTCACGCTCGGCGAACTCCCTCTGGACCACAGCACCGACACACCGGAGTCGTGGTACGATGCGATCACGGCAGCCGAGCCGTGGCTACAACCGCTGTTGGACGCCGAACACGACGCAACTCAGACCGGCGAGGAAAACGCTGAAGACGATGACGTCATTCCGGATCGAATCGATCTGTTAGACCCACTCGGCGAACGGGCATGGTACCCGGTAGATGACACTACCCGCGTCTACGCGTCCCCACCAGCAACCACCGAGAACGTAACCGGAGTCCCACCGCGAGACCTGACGTTGCTATCCGCCTACCAACCCTATCTCGCTGAACTACTGTGGTCCGTCGATCAAGCCGCAGTCAACGACGAACTATTGATTACGCTCGGTGCTATCGATGGCACGGCACGCGAAGACCTCGCTGCTGCAAACGCAGCCCCAGCTGTCCGACTGTTAACGCAACTCCGTACGCACACTGATCCAACTGCGTTCGCCGATACACCGAGTATCCGCGATGCGTACACGAGCCTCTTCGAACGAATCCTCGACGCAATCGTTCGGAATGGTCCTTCCCAGCCCACCAGTGACGACCTTGCAGTTCTAACGTACCGACCGGCCGGTGAACAACGGGCACTCTCGACACGCCGACTCGAATGGCGGTCCCTTGACGACCTTGCTGCAGACCCAGCCTGGGTCGCCGCCTCCCCCGCCGATCAAGAAACTATGCGGCGATGCTTCCCGGACGAACGCCTCGTTAGCGCCACCATAGGCCCGGAACTCCTCGATGACTATCAACCGCTGTCTGACTACGGCGTCACCATCGAGCAAACCGTGCAATTCGACGCCTTTGACGAACCGGACCACGATCCTGACGTCGCCGGTGAAGACGTGGCGTCGACGATCGCCGATGAACTCGCCGAAATCGTGCCGAGTCTATTAGCACTCGCCGACGCCGATCAACACCTTACTGTCAATCTCACCGACGACGTTGAACAATGGAGCCCCAACATATTCACCCCGGTCGCCAACGTCTGGCTCGAATATACCGCGACCTTCGGCACCGAAACCACCCGAACCACGACGAAACACAAAAACGACGACGGAATCGCCCTGCTCAACGCTGATTCCGCTAATGGTGAAGAACCAGTGACAAGACGCATCATTTTCGACGTAACCAGTGACGGCAGCCGCCCACCGTTGGCCGCGTTCGGCCGACCGTTGGCCGAGCTCCTGCTTGAGGACCACCACTCGCAGGCCGCCTCACTCTTCGAACGCGCACTCCAAACCTACGAAACTGATCCCGAAGACCTCGACCAACTCCTTGACCGCCGTGACGCGACACCACTCGTTGAAACATACGAACACCGAATCAACCCCCTCGACACCGACCAACGAGATGTGCTGCTCACCAAAACCGAGCAGGCACTCAACACGTTCAACATCGAACTCCAGACTACTGCTGTCACACGCCTCCGAACACTCACCCCTGCAGACCTCCAACCGACGCCAGAAACCCCACGGGATTTGTCTGAGGCAACAATCAACGAAGAATTCGGTCAAATCGAGCTATCCACCCAACAAGAACCATTCCGACCCGCGGTCCACTGTCGAACGGAGAACCAGCGCCGCTGGAACGAGTGGTTTGACACGTACCAGGAACACCTCGTTCCATACCTCCTTGACCTCCTCCAGTCTACCGTCTTGGAAGACATTGAGGAAGACACCCTCACCGACCGACTCCACGAGTATATCACAACGACAGAACTTCAGCAGCTGCAGTTCCACCCTGACGCAGCTGTCCAGCACTGGCTCACCAAGGAAGGTGTCCCTGACGCTGACATCCCTGATGACCTTATTGAGGAAGCCCGTCAGTTCATCCCGGAGTACAAACGTGTCACAACCGTAACGAACGCAACTGATATCGATAGTAGCTGGTCACGTCATTCTCTCTCCGACCCGGAACCCTCCATGCGGGAAACAGGGACCGTTGATCAATCCGACGTGTTCGACCGTATGCGGAGCCAGAAAACCGTCGGGACGAACGCCGAACACGCCGCCCTCGAAACCATCACTGAACAAACGCACAACATTCTCGACGAGACTCGTGACCAATCCACGGTCGAAACGATTCACGGCCCCGTACAGGACGCATGGGATGTCCTGTACTGGCCCATCCCGGACGGCGGCGTCACTGCCAGTAACCTCACCTCCGCACAACAAACCTATGAAGAAACCCGGAACCGCGACGATCTCAAAGCAGGGCTGCACCTTGCCAACGTCTGGGACGGCGCTGGCTACGACCTTCTCGGCCTCGAACGCGACTCAGAAAACCGCGTCCAACCAGTCCGATACGAAATCAAAGCAATCTCCGCAACTCGCCCAGTCGTCGGCCTACACCTGACGAGCAAGCAACTCGCCGTCTACGAAACCGTCCGTGATGACGAGAACGACGATCTAAGATATGCTGGTGACTGGCAACTCTGGGGCGTTGAAGACGACGGCACCGCGACTGAATTCACCGACACCCTGGACGAACTCCCCAACGACGCCCTTGACAAACTTCGGACCGAAGGCTTCGAACACGACGGTCTTATCCTCCGTGTCACCCGCACCGAACCCACGGATTGA
- a CDS encoding adenylyltransferase/cytidyltransferase family protein, producing MTDRTRVVAMGTFDLLHPGHVHYLEEAASMGDELHVVVANSATVTHKSPPIVPDEQRRDVVAALEAVDHARVGHQEDFSVPIRAIDPDVLVLGHDQHHGEDEVAGMLDSWGIDCRVERASAKEPADGEILSSSAIKERIRNRRERMPAMQSDD from the coding sequence ATGACCGACCGGACCCGCGTCGTCGCGATGGGTACCTTCGACCTCCTCCACCCCGGCCACGTCCACTACCTCGAGGAGGCGGCGTCGATGGGCGACGAACTCCACGTCGTCGTCGCGAACTCGGCGACCGTCACGCACAAATCGCCCCCGATCGTCCCGGACGAGCAACGGCGGGACGTCGTCGCGGCGCTCGAGGCCGTCGATCACGCCCGCGTCGGCCACCAGGAAGACTTCTCGGTCCCGATCCGGGCGATCGATCCCGACGTGCTCGTGCTCGGCCACGACCAGCACCACGGCGAGGACGAAGTCGCGGGAATGCTCGACTCGTGGGGGATCGACTGCCGGGTCGAACGAGCGAGCGCGAAGGAGCCCGCGGACGGCGAGATTCTCTCGAGCAGTGCGATCAAAGAGCGGATCCGGAATCGGCGGGAACGGATGCCGGCGATGCAAAGCGACGACTAA
- a CDS encoding DUF7521 family protein — MNEYTLLIAAGNTATLVTGGAVATLAYRAFRRTGSPALRALALGFACIVLGSVVGGAIHLLGGNVGLGVAAQSSATAGGFGVLLYSLFVDRSTTETISVRWSG, encoded by the coding sequence ATGAACGAATACACGCTCCTCATCGCGGCAGGGAACACGGCGACGCTCGTCACCGGCGGGGCCGTCGCGACGCTCGCCTACCGGGCCTTCCGGCGAACCGGTTCACCCGCGCTTCGCGCGCTCGCTCTCGGTTTCGCCTGCATCGTCCTCGGCTCGGTCGTCGGCGGTGCCATCCACTTGCTCGGCGGGAACGTGGGCCTCGGCGTCGCCGCCCAGAGTTCGGCGACCGCGGGCGGGTTCGGGGTCCTGCTGTACTCGCTGTTCGTCGATCGATCGACCACGGAGACCATCTCGGTCCGGTGGTCGGGATGA
- a CDS encoding carboxypeptidase-like regulatory domain-containing protein: MHVTRQLRLEVERREIAAGTPITIRVRDAQGRPIENALVDTETKSARTDDRGLCRLRFDSPGFWKLTAAKAPTDRVAYDPVSTLVRVVPNEASLRPRRRVGAR; the protein is encoded by the coding sequence ATGCACGTTACCCGTCAGCTCCGGCTCGAGGTCGAACGGAGAGAGATAGCGGCCGGAACGCCGATCACGATTCGCGTCCGCGATGCGCAGGGTCGGCCGATCGAGAACGCGCTCGTCGACACCGAGACGAAGTCGGCGCGGACGGACGACCGGGGGCTGTGCCGACTCCGGTTCGATTCGCCCGGCTTCTGGAAGCTCACCGCGGCGAAAGCGCCGACCGATCGCGTGGCGTACGATCCGGTCTCGACGCTCGTCCGGGTCGTGCCGAACGAAGCGTCGCTCCGGCCCCGTCGGCGGGTCGGCGCGCGGTAA
- a CDS encoding ABC transporter ATP-binding protein, whose translation MTELRLAGVSKRYGTGTGETVALRDVDLTVRDGEFFTLVGPSGCGKTTTLRTIAGFEAPTTGRIRFDGEEMTGVPPEDRDVGVVFQSYALFPHMSVAENVGYGLRFREPPAGTTVDERVAELLDLVDLAGMGDRSPDQLSGGQRQRVALARALAPAPDLLLLDEPMSALDAQLRESLRRQIVRIQSELGITTVYVTHDQAEALAISDRVAVMNDGRVEQVATPQTLYREPATRFVAEFVGDNNVFDGTVRDHGGDGQGRDGDHARVAVGDETFTLPALPAGTDRATFCVRPGALSRSADRNRFAVTVETSEFLGETVRVNGRWNGTPIVLQLPAVPESDELRVGFEPEDAHVVDLA comes from the coding sequence GTGACCGAACTCCGTCTCGCGGGCGTCTCGAAGCGGTACGGGACGGGCACGGGCGAGACCGTCGCGCTCCGGGACGTCGATCTCACCGTCCGCGACGGGGAGTTTTTCACCCTCGTCGGCCCCTCCGGCTGCGGGAAGACGACGACCCTCCGGACGATCGCCGGGTTCGAGGCGCCCACGACCGGGCGCATCCGGTTCGACGGCGAGGAGATGACCGGCGTCCCGCCCGAGGATCGCGACGTCGGCGTCGTCTTCCAGAGCTACGCGCTCTTCCCGCACATGAGCGTCGCCGAGAACGTGGGCTACGGCCTGCGCTTCCGGGAGCCGCCCGCGGGAACGACCGTCGACGAGCGCGTCGCCGAGTTGCTCGACCTGGTCGATCTCGCGGGGATGGGCGATCGGAGCCCGGATCAGCTCTCGGGCGGGCAGCGCCAGCGGGTCGCGCTCGCCCGCGCGCTCGCGCCGGCCCCCGATCTACTCTTGCTCGACGAGCCGATGAGCGCGCTCGACGCGCAACTCCGGGAGTCGCTTCGCCGCCAGATCGTCCGGATCCAGTCCGAACTCGGGATCACCACCGTCTACGTCACCCACGACCAGGCGGAGGCGCTGGCGATCTCCGATCGGGTCGCCGTGATGAACGACGGCCGTGTCGAACAGGTCGCGACGCCGCAGACCCTCTATCGCGAACCCGCGACGCGGTTCGTCGCCGAGTTCGTCGGGGACAACAACGTCTTCGACGGCACGGTTCGGGACCACGGTGGCGACGGACAGGGTCGGGACGGGGACCACGCGCGGGTCGCCGTCGGCGACGAGACGTTCACGCTGCCAGCCCTCCCCGCAGGGACCGATCGGGCGACGTTCTGCGTGCGCCCGGGCGCGCTCTCGCGGTCGGCCGATCGCAATCGGTTCGCCGTCACCGTCGAGACCAGCGAATTCCTCGGGGAGACGGTCCGGGTCAACGGCCGGTGGAACGGCACCCCGATCGTCCTCCAGTTGCCCGCGGTACCCGAAAGCGACGAACTGAGGGTCGGGTTCGAACCCGAGGACGCCCACGTCGTCGACCTGGCGTGA